In Lodderomyces elongisporus chromosome 1, complete sequence, the DNA window GggacaaccacaacaagaAGATCAAATAATCGATGATGGTTCTCACGACATAGAAGAAACTATAAGAAGCGGGCCCCAACAAGCTCAGCAAAGTTTCCTTGAGGACTTTGGTGGCGGAAGAACGTTGGAGCATCAATCAAATCATCAGCAGCATGTTCAACCTCATACTCAACCTCAAACTCATCCTCATTCTCAACCTCATCCTCATTCTCAACCTCATCCTCAAGCTCAACCTCATCCTCATTCTCAACCTCATCCTCAAGCTCAATCTCAATCGCGAGAAAGCCCGAGCCCAAACTTACTCACTCCTGAGATTTCAGCAtcgcaacagcagcaacaacaacaacaactgcatcTGCAACTTTAtgacgaaaagaaaatatatttGGAAGAAACACGCACGATAAGTTACGGTGATGTCAAGGCGGGATGGAAATCTGATTTTTCAGGAACTGGGAAGATTGAGTTAGTTGCAAATATAAGTGCCGCTGCATTTTCAACAGGCTCAAATAATCATATTACCCTGGCCACTACAGAGGATCGTGTCAAGATTGACGACGATAAAAATTTCCGTTTAGGAGCTAACGTCTCGTGCGATATCGATGATCCAAACTTGGGTGTTTTCGTCAACCATACACTTATTATTGAAGTTGTAGTTGCCGAGGAATTGGTGCACCGGGTTGATCAGCAAGCATATAGCTTACACCCAACAAGATCAAGTACAAGGGGTGCTACAGTTCCACGGGGAAGATCGTCTTCCACGTCAAACGCAAACGCAAATGCAAGTGGAAGTGTAAATGAAACCACGACTCTGGAGTCTACTTCCGCGCTGAATAATCTAACTCCCACATCGTCTCAAAACTTGGCAAACAATCAGCTGCTTATGGGTGCACCAACTGGTGCTGCCCGGGTTTTAAGAATGCAATTTAAATTGCCCGTGACTGAAAGATCAGGATTGGGAATTGCTTGGGATGACGAAGTTCCACCAACATATGCAGACGTGCGTACTTTGAGTCCGCCAAGCTATCAAGGTACTCAAACAGATAGCAATGCAGCGGTGGCGGGGTCCACATCTGCGGTGGAGCCAGATTTATTTCCCACCACTTCAACGGCTTCAATGACACCATCACTCGTAGAGGTACTAAACAATTCGAGTGTTATCTATGGAAGAGGAGAGACACCCATAGTTGGCAACTTTGGGGTACTGTCTAATGGAGATCGTCAAAGCTTAGATGCCATTGTGGATACAATCCAAGATCTTTCTATCTAAAATTGAAACCCCAACtttgaagaacaaaagacaaaaaaaagaaaaatagaaaataggaaaaaaaataaaagaagaaatataaGAAATAAGATttcaaagacaaaaaagaggaagaagaagaagaagaagaagaagaaggtgtATAACCTAAATTTGTTATCTTTTTATAAAGGCATTTTAATACGGAAACTTCATTTTGGAGCACCACGTTCCATCATTGTTGTAAGCAAGGCGACACTCTCATCAACTCGTATCAGATTATCCTCGTCGTGTTGTTGATCGTCTCGAATCAGACTTATTCGCCCAACTTCCATTACCGAGTCATATAACGTGGTTAATTCTTTCAAATCCGAGATGCTTTGGGGCCGCAAGTCGTAAATTAC includes these proteins:
- the LDB19 gene encoding Endocytosis regulator, yielding MALLSKVFNLKSDNSSHQSHRSQQSDQQGASGRKMSPISSAGSNLNLTPSTSAKSTSSSLTPSKSKNSMFKKTSANSPQLPPAAPPTYSVSIKIESPPVILYGTPAESTGSILSGLLKLTALANVELVSVTLSLIQTMRYTKPFILPNSSTISNCRDCTKRTQELARWDLLSSPTTFPAGVHAYPFSHLLPGSLPPTSKLGSSNSRSYIKYDLVAEVVAKESESSKKLVLPINVSRSILRGPDRNSLRIFPPTDVTAMAVLPNVIYPKSVFALELKLDNMVNPTQPRRWRMRKLSWRIEENIKIRANVCEAHTKKLDAVEHSLKKAPQKKDKASGLHHSTIQTNMSLMYNPSAQFAQSQSQPNEPLVEGQPQQEDQIIDDGSHDIEETIRSGPQQAQQSFLEDFGGGRTLEHQSNHQQHVQPHTQPQTHPHSQPHPHSQPHPQAQPHPHSQPHPQAQSQSRESPSPNLLTPEISASQQQQQQQQSHSQLYDEKKIYLEETRTISYGDVKAGWKSDFSGTGKIELVANISAAAFSTGSNNHITSATTEDRVKIDDDKNFRLGANVSCDIDDPNLGVFVNHTLIIEVVVAEELVHRVDQQAYSLHPTRSSTRGATVPRGRSSSTSNANANASGSVNETTTSESTSASNNLTPTSSQNLANNQSLMGAPTGAARVLRMQFKLPVTERSGLGIAWDDEVPPTYADVRTLSPPSYQGTQTDSNAAVAGSTSAVEPDLFPTTSTASMTPSLVEVLNNSSVIYGRGETPIVGNFGVSSNGDRQSLDAIVDTIQDLSI